A genomic region of Zea mays cultivar B73 chromosome 6, Zm-B73-REFERENCE-NAM-5.0, whole genome shotgun sequence contains the following coding sequences:
- the LOC100216590 gene encoding Abscisic acid receptor PYL4 — protein MPYTAPRPSPQQHSRVLSGGGAKAASHGASCAAVPAEVARHHEHAARAGQCCSAVVQAIAAPVGAVWSVVRRFDRPQAYKHFIRSCRLVGGGDVAVGSVREVRVVSGLPATSSRERLEILDDERRVLSFRVVGGEHRLANYRSVTTVHEAGAGAGTGTVVVESYVVDVPHGNTADETRVFVDTIVRCNLQSLARTAERLA, from the coding sequence ATGCCGTACACAGCTCCGCGGCCGTCGCCGCAGCAGCACAGCCGTGTACTGAGCGGCGGCGGGGCGAAGGCGGCGTCGCACGGGGCGTCGTGCGCGGCGGTGCCGGCGGAGGTGGCGCGGCACCACGAGCACGCGGCGCGCGCGGGGCAGTGCTGCTCGGCGGTGGTGCAGGCGATCGCGGCGCCCGTGGGGGCGGTGTGGTCGGTGGTGCGGCGCTTCGACCGCCCGCAGGCGTACAAGCACTTCATCCGGAGCTGCCGCCTCGTGGGCGGCGGCGACGTGGCCGTGGGGTCGGTGCGCGAGGTGCGGGTCGTCTCGGGCCTCCCCGCCACCAGCAGCCGCGAGCGGCTCGAGATCCTGGACGACGAGCGCCGCGTGCTCAGCTTCCGCGTCGTCGGCGGCGAGCACCGCCTCGCCAACTACCGGTCGGTCACCACCGTGCACgaggccggcgccggcgccggcaccGGCACCGTCGTGGTGGAGTCGTACGTGGTGGACGTGCCACACGGCAACACCGCGGACGAGACGCGCGTGTTCGTCGACACCATCGTGCGCTGCAACCTCCAGTCGCTGGCGCGCACCGCCGAGCGCCTCGCCTAG